The following coding sequences are from one uncultured Desulfobacter sp. window:
- a CDS encoding heavy metal translocating P-type ATPase: MKYKLRQAAPFRTRIQFPGLRLKPACCAYVQEQLVALARFDLVAVRPESGSIILVHPQVPPDLQEILDLIWSFKPVLDEEALAEMSPGKAAKAALLHSSRDVCNFSHVSGPTLLLSGLYIGWLMLKRIFEPVPAMGSLLSRLVSLPALLTVWLAIPIQRQAIENFKKTGRVDMGFISTGLLYLSLFTGNIVTALAVAWLYNLSGWMESRIREHTRNAVKEMLMGRQTHAWKLVDGVEVRVDADTLIPGDTIVLGHGNTVPVDGRVIKGTVLINESAMTGEGMPVVKNKDQAVLAGTLVEDGSAWVIVEKTGDRTRMAGIIRLIESARNDLGDAGRASLKISQYMVPVSLTLAGIAFFMTGSLFLAIATMMVTCPCALRLSSSTAVSVAMGQAAARGVLIKGGTHVETAGRVNTLVLDKTGTLTRNAAQVSWVENMDRRYKEETILTLAAAALGSLNHPLSRAVVLKAHALGLELPACKYREMVVGQGVKARVKTGTGVKTLLAGSRKFMAAQGLQPRESRFQREPGGNGTRSDSMVFVALENHILGCIHLIHTMRSDAGPDTMVRLKHLGVSRIVLLTGDTREGTRDLIEKFSFDEVHWGMSPEDKAHWIDRQRKARPGSVIAMVGDGINDTPAFSRSHLSFAVGDAGDDLTLECADIVLQQGGLGKVAQSLELGQHALSVIRESYTLAIGLNSVTLMLMLSGLLSPFAGALIHNLITLGAVANAARPPVAPTRPGELPELSMPGSLAGHENKAEQI, translated from the coding sequence ATGAAATATAAACTCAGGCAGGCGGCACCGTTCAGGACCCGTATTCAGTTCCCGGGTCTCAGGCTCAAGCCTGCCTGTTGTGCGTATGTCCAGGAACAGCTTGTTGCATTGGCAAGGTTTGACCTTGTGGCAGTCCGCCCGGAATCGGGTTCCATTATCCTGGTTCATCCCCAGGTCCCTCCGGATCTCCAGGAAATCTTGGATCTTATTTGGTCCTTCAAGCCCGTCCTTGATGAAGAAGCATTGGCTGAAATGTCACCGGGCAAAGCAGCCAAGGCTGCCCTCCTGCACAGCTCCCGTGACGTCTGCAATTTTTCCCACGTATCCGGCCCCACACTTTTACTCTCCGGCCTGTATATCGGCTGGCTTATGCTCAAACGGATTTTTGAGCCTGTGCCGGCGATGGGTTCCCTTTTGTCCCGGCTGGTTAGTCTGCCCGCTCTGTTAACCGTGTGGCTGGCCATACCGATCCAGCGCCAGGCAATTGAGAATTTCAAAAAGACCGGCCGGGTGGACATGGGATTTATCTCCACCGGCCTGCTCTATCTCTCCCTTTTCACCGGCAACATCGTGACCGCCCTGGCCGTGGCCTGGTTGTACAACCTGTCGGGATGGATGGAATCCCGGATTCGAGAACATACGCGCAACGCCGTCAAGGAGATGCTCATGGGGCGTCAGACCCATGCCTGGAAACTTGTGGACGGTGTGGAGGTCCGTGTGGATGCAGATACATTGATCCCCGGGGATACCATTGTCCTGGGTCACGGTAATACCGTGCCCGTGGACGGTCGGGTGATCAAGGGAACGGTGTTGATTAACGAGTCGGCCATGACAGGGGAGGGCATGCCTGTTGTCAAAAACAAGGATCAGGCCGTTTTGGCCGGGACCCTGGTGGAAGACGGCTCTGCCTGGGTCATCGTTGAAAAAACCGGGGACCGGACCCGGATGGCCGGCATTATCCGGCTCATTGAGTCCGCCCGCAACGATTTAGGGGATGCGGGCCGGGCCAGCCTGAAAATATCCCAATATATGGTCCCCGTCTCCTTGACCCTTGCCGGCATCGCTTTTTTCATGACGGGGTCCCTGTTTCTGGCCATTGCCACCATGATGGTGACCTGTCCCTGTGCCCTGCGGCTCTCTTCGTCCACGGCCGTATCCGTTGCCATGGGCCAGGCCGCGGCCCGGGGGGTTTTAATTAAGGGGGGCACCCACGTTGAAACCGCGGGCCGGGTCAATACCCTGGTGCTGGATAAAACCGGCACCTTGACACGGAATGCCGCCCAGGTCTCCTGGGTGGAAAATATGGATCGTCGATACAAGGAAGAGACGATTTTAACGCTGGCTGCGGCTGCCCTTGGATCCTTGAATCACCCCCTGAGCCGGGCTGTGGTTTTAAAAGCCCATGCCCTTGGCCTTGAACTGCCGGCCTGTAAATATAGGGAGATGGTTGTGGGGCAGGGGGTAAAGGCCCGGGTGAAAACCGGGACCGGTGTTAAAACCCTTTTGGCCGGATCGAGGAAATTCATGGCGGCCCAGGGGCTGCAGCCTCGGGAGTCCAGATTTCAAAGGGAGCCGGGCGGCAACGGCACCCGGTCCGATTCCATGGTTTTTGTGGCCCTTGAAAACCATATTCTGGGCTGTATCCACTTGATCCACACAATGAGATCCGATGCCGGTCCGGACACCATGGTACGGTTGAAGCATCTTGGTGTTTCCCGGATTGTGCTGCTGACCGGAGATACCCGGGAGGGCACCCGTGATCTTATTGAAAAATTTTCTTTTGATGAGGTGCACTGGGGCATGTCACCCGAAGACAAGGCCCACTGGATTGACCGGCAGAGAAAAGCAAGGCCCGGCAGCGTGATTGCCATGGTCGGAGACGGGATCAACGATACCCCTGCATTTTCACGGTCCCATTTAAGTTTTGCCGTGGGCGATGCCGGTGATGATCTGACCCTTGAATGCGCCGATATTGTCCTCCAGCAGGGCGGGCTTGGCAAGGTGGCCCAAAGTCTGGAATTGGGGCAACATGCCCTGTCCGTAATCCGGGAAAGCTATACCCTGGCCATCGGGCTGAACAGTGTAACATTGATGCTCATGCTTTCAGGCCTCCTTTCGCCCTTTGCCGGCGCATTGATCCACAATCTGATTACCCTGGGCGCGGTGGCCAATGCCGCCCGGCCGCCGGTAGCGCCGACGCGGCCGGGAGAGTTACCTGAATTGTCAATGCCTGGGTCTTTGGCTGGACATGAAAACAAAGCTGAGCAGATCTAA
- a CDS encoding FeoA family protein, producing the protein MPGSKRGQHCRGNCNMLRDIKPGRRAKIRCHHAKGAVRQRLLDLGFVPETEVEVIRKAPLGDPIECCVANYTVALRKSEADLIEVECD; encoded by the coding sequence ATGCCAGGATCTAAAAGAGGACAACATTGCAGGGGAAACTGCAATATGCTCAGGGACATCAAACCCGGTCGGCGGGCTAAGATCCGTTGCCACCATGCAAAAGGCGCTGTGCGTCAACGCTTGCTGGACTTGGGATTTGTCCCGGAAACTGAAGTTGAGGTAATCCGCAAGGCCCCCCTGGGTGATCCCATTGAATGCTGTGTGGCCAACTATACCGTTGCATTGAGGAAATCTGAAGCCGACCTCATTGAGGTGGAGTGTGACTAA
- the feoB gene encoding ferrous iron transport protein B produces MNEPSDSGPEQLLVGLAGQQNAGKSTTFNMLTGANQHIANYPGVTVDKKTGFFRHRGVRVETVDLPGTYSLTSFSLEERVARDFLISEKPDVIVNVVDASSLKRSLYFTFQVLEMGFPVAVALNMMDVAKRNGTHVDVSALEHRLGVSVIPTIGRKRQGKSELRDAILETANRKAHHPLRINYEELEPAVQILKDRLDESTLAENYPTRWLAVKLLEGDSEAERIAGEFFGKECEELKMAETIRREFEEDHYLNVPDYMVGCRDRLATDIISTCVTETRDGRDRVSETIDKIVLNRFAAPIFLIATVFVIYQLSIVKGYELTVYWWPILAKLRAMVAGVLPAAGILEDPYIRSMGLWMVDSANALLNYIPIFLILFSLIAILEDSGYMARIAFILDKLFHSFGLHGQSTLPYILGGVFAGGCAVPGVMSTKGIPDERSRMATILTVPYMNCLAKIPFYTLLINVFFAPYKSWAMLFLSTVTIFVALLVAKLLTATVLKHMETAPFVMELPKYHPPTLFGVGQRAIERTWQYIKKVGSIVVAVSVCVFTLLQFPGISDEKQAYFDGEMANAVSTFQAKIAQTPYANQFKDEAALVSMINVYNDFKTARLNTKGAEASKRLSEKFQADYPEQFKFLKPRTDKAAKKVNKALRGLVSTRKSLRRQIKEAQIETSFLGMVGRSLEPVTQWAGFNWKINVAILSSFAARESSVATIGVLYQQGADDNKSLEDRMGAEAGAGGFSPLHALAIMVFFALYPPCLATTIMIKVQTGSYKWMVFSMLFPTTLGFITACLIFTGGSLLNLSGIQMMGVFYAAVVLTTMCAGLFKSWKRKPGPLPDLRQAPKPL; encoded by the coding sequence ATGAATGAACCATCTGATTCGGGTCCTGAACAACTTTTGGTGGGCCTGGCCGGCCAGCAGAACGCCGGTAAATCAACCACATTTAATATGCTCACCGGGGCCAACCAGCACATTGCCAACTACCCCGGTGTTACTGTCGATAAAAAAACCGGTTTTTTCCGCCACCGGGGCGTCCGGGTGGAAACCGTGGACCTTCCCGGTACCTACAGCCTGACCTCCTTTTCCCTTGAAGAGCGTGTGGCAAGGGATTTTTTGATTTCCGAAAAGCCTGATGTCATTGTCAACGTGGTGGATGCCTCCTCTTTGAAACGCAGTCTTTATTTCACCTTCCAGGTACTGGAAATGGGGTTTCCTGTGGCGGTTGCCCTGAACATGATGGATGTGGCCAAACGCAACGGCACCCATGTGGATGTATCCGCCCTGGAACATCGCCTGGGGGTGAGCGTTATCCCGACAATCGGCCGCAAGCGCCAGGGGAAGAGCGAATTGCGGGATGCGATTCTGGAAACGGCGAACCGTAAAGCCCATCATCCCCTGCGTATCAACTATGAAGAACTTGAACCGGCTGTGCAAATTCTTAAAGATCGGCTGGATGAGAGTACATTGGCTGAAAATTATCCCACCCGGTGGCTGGCGGTTAAACTCCTTGAGGGTGATAGCGAAGCCGAGCGTATTGCCGGTGAGTTTTTTGGGAAAGAGTGTGAAGAACTAAAAATGGCCGAAACCATCCGCCGGGAGTTTGAAGAAGATCATTACTTGAATGTCCCCGATTACATGGTGGGTTGCCGGGACCGTCTGGCAACGGATATCATCAGCACCTGCGTTACGGAAACCAGGGATGGCCGGGACCGGGTCAGCGAAACCATTGATAAAATCGTCCTGAATCGGTTTGCCGCCCCCATTTTCCTTATTGCCACGGTCTTTGTGATCTACCAGCTTTCCATTGTCAAGGGGTACGAACTGACGGTCTACTGGTGGCCTATTCTGGCAAAATTACGGGCCATGGTTGCCGGCGTGCTGCCCGCAGCCGGTATACTGGAAGATCCCTATATCCGTTCCATGGGGCTGTGGATGGTGGATTCGGCCAATGCCCTTCTTAACTATATTCCCATATTTTTGATCTTGTTTTCCCTGATCGCCATCCTTGAAGACAGTGGATACATGGCCAGGATCGCCTTTATTCTTGACAAGCTGTTTCATTCATTCGGCCTTCACGGCCAGTCCACACTGCCCTATATCCTGGGCGGTGTGTTTGCCGGGGGATGTGCCGTACCCGGGGTGATGTCCACCAAGGGTATACCGGATGAGCGTTCCCGCATGGCTACGATTCTTACGGTGCCCTACATGAATTGTCTGGCAAAAATTCCCTTTTATACCCTGCTCATCAATGTATTTTTCGCTCCCTACAAATCCTGGGCCATGCTTTTTTTGTCCACGGTGACGATTTTTGTCGCCCTGCTGGTGGCCAAACTGTTGACCGCCACAGTCCTCAAACATATGGAAACCGCCCCCTTTGTCATGGAGCTGCCCAAATACCATCCCCCGACGCTGTTCGGCGTGGGACAGCGGGCCATTGAACGGACCTGGCAATACATCAAAAAGGTCGGTTCCATTGTGGTGGCTGTGTCCGTCTGCGTGTTCACCCTGCTTCAGTTTCCGGGAATTTCCGATGAAAAGCAGGCCTATTTTGATGGTGAAATGGCCAATGCCGTAAGCACCTTCCAGGCCAAGATCGCCCAGACCCCGTATGCAAACCAGTTTAAGGATGAGGCGGCCCTGGTCTCCATGATCAATGTGTACAACGATTTTAAAACCGCACGACTGAACACAAAAGGGGCCGAGGCTTCCAAGCGGTTGTCCGAAAAATTTCAAGCCGATTACCCGGAACAGTTTAAATTTCTTAAACCCCGAACGGATAAGGCTGCCAAAAAAGTGAACAAAGCCCTGCGCGGCCTGGTCTCCACGCGTAAATCCCTGCGGCGTCAGATCAAAGAAGCTCAGATTGAAACAAGTTTCCTGGGTATGGTGGGCCGATCGCTGGAACCTGTTACCCAGTGGGCCGGATTCAACTGGAAGATCAATGTTGCCATTCTTTCCTCCTTTGCCGCCCGGGAATCTTCGGTGGCCACCATTGGTGTGCTTTACCAGCAGGGGGCCGACGACAACAAAAGCCTGGAGGACCGTATGGGCGCCGAGGCCGGAGCGGGCGGCTTTTCTCCCTTGCACGCTTTGGCCATCATGGTCTTTTTTGCCCTGTACCCGCCCTGTCTGGCAACCACCATCATGATCAAGGTGCAGACCGGTTCGTACAAATGGATGGTCTTTTCCATGCTGTTCCCCACCACGTTGGGGTTTATTACGGCCTGCCTGATTTTCACCGGCGGCAGCCTCTTAAATCTTTCCGGTATCCAGATGATGGGTGTGTTTTATGCCGCCGTCGTCCTGACGACCATGTGTGCGGGCCTGTTCAAATCCTGGAAGCGAAAGCCCGGGCCTTTGCCTGACCTTCGCCAGGCCCCAAAACCGTTGTAG
- a CDS encoding ABC transporter ATP-binding protein, whose amino-acid sequence MHPVIHVDHLCHRYGSRYIYKDLNFALAPGKIYGLLGKNGVGKTTLIKILMGFLRPVSGRCTVFGEDSHALTPAVRARIGLLFEGHVAYEFMSIRQIEKFYAPFYPNWDKRIYYRMVDKLKLSPGHLIRQMSCGQRSQVVLGLLMAQQPELLLLDDYSIGLDAGYRRLFLDEMREYLNLGNRTVFLTSHVIQDMEDFVDEVIFLERGGRLMTTSLEQFKNCFACYRLKVSNGNGTPGIPRGMNREEILSACPMLKNIEIHQDHWDLFSFASGRELAGALNTRNLPGNLLEPVNLSLEDAFIGYTGRY is encoded by the coding sequence ATGCACCCTGTAATCCATGTTGACCATCTTTGCCACCGTTACGGCAGCCGTTATATCTATAAGGACCTGAATTTTGCCCTTGCGCCGGGAAAAATCTATGGTCTTTTGGGCAAAAACGGCGTGGGTAAAACAACCCTGATCAAAATCTTGATGGGATTTCTCAGGCCTGTATCAGGCCGGTGTACCGTATTCGGTGAAGATTCCCATGCCCTGACACCGGCCGTTCGGGCTCGCATCGGCCTTTTGTTTGAAGGTCATGTGGCCTATGAGTTCATGTCCATTCGTCAGATAGAAAAATTTTATGCCCCCTTTTATCCCAATTGGGATAAGCGCATTTACTACCGGATGGTGGATAAGCTGAAACTCTCCCCGGGACACCTGATCCGGCAGATGTCATGCGGCCAGCGCTCCCAGGTGGTCCTGGGCCTTTTGATGGCCCAGCAGCCGGAACTGTTGCTGCTTGACGACTATTCCATCGGGCTTGATGCCGGATACCGGCGGCTTTTTCTGGACGAAATGCGTGAATATTTAAACCTCGGGAACCGCACGGTATTTTTAACCTCCCATGTGATCCAGGATATGGAAGATTTTGTGGATGAAGTGATCTTTCTTGAACGCGGCGGCCGGTTGATGACCACCTCCCTGGAACAGTTTAAAAACTGTTTTGCATGCTACCGGTTAAAGGTTTCCAACGGAAACGGTACGCCCGGCATCCCCCGGGGGATGAACCGGGAAGAAATCCTGTCCGCCTGCCCCATGCTGAAAAATATTGAAATCCATCAGGATCATTGGGATCTGTTCTCTTTTGCGTCCGGCCGGGAACTTGCCGGCGCGCTCAACACTAGGAACTTACCCGGCAATCTTCTTGAGCCGGTCAACCTGAGCCTTGAGGATGCATTTATCGGATATACGGGGAGGTACTGA
- a CDS encoding DUF4857 domain-containing protein, giving the protein MNRNTRVLYSIFIILVSAVYLPLLYDKLFMDEVEKTHLFYSPVSRDFILKEKIVGKVPEAAKGFAFDHHSNLAYLKADGTYVSRKTFERHLPFIYYKNMEILGVLPITLNGQTFDKNTIKAQRRVLELKARELIGRYPEVPFYPLLESNPGQSRLVFPENRFRMTATQMEFINADANVVDSVRTEMYTHALEKKGFVFPARSVNGKFTVLKPFDEGVFIVDHNFHVFHVKRVDDTPLIVKTPILPDLKIRAIKVSENKDKKYYGMALSGDGHLFLLGYDNYGLIPLPLADYDPDRMDVKLIFNPLYCTAVYSDDTTIRAVAMDKNFVPIKTFVHTMSRAAITGAGKARDLLFPFTLTLGTTLSSGYVTARIVSGSIWSLAGMGICVLLFTGGTKILTGQWPRGMRIISVAGTGVYGLIAMIIAAFNE; this is encoded by the coding sequence ATGAATCGCAATACACGGGTCCTTTATTCTATCTTTATTATACTGGTGTCTGCGGTGTACCTGCCCCTGCTGTATGACAAACTTTTTATGGATGAGGTTGAAAAAACACATCTGTTTTACAGCCCTGTGAGCCGGGACTTTATTTTAAAGGAAAAAATTGTGGGCAAGGTACCCGAAGCGGCCAAAGGTTTTGCCTTTGACCACCACAGCAACCTTGCCTATCTGAAAGCGGACGGCACCTATGTGTCCCGCAAGACTTTTGAACGGCATCTGCCCTTTATCTACTATAAAAATATGGAGATCCTGGGCGTTCTGCCCATCACCTTGAACGGGCAGACATTTGATAAAAATACAATCAAAGCCCAGCGCCGGGTCCTGGAGCTTAAAGCCCGGGAATTGATTGGCAGATACCCTGAAGTCCCCTTCTATCCCCTGCTGGAATCCAACCCCGGTCAGTCAAGGCTTGTATTTCCCGAAAACCGGTTTCGCATGACGGCCACACAGATGGAATTTATCAATGCCGATGCCAATGTTGTGGATAGCGTGCGCACCGAAATGTATACCCATGCCCTTGAAAAAAAGGGGTTTGTATTTCCTGCGCGGTCTGTAAACGGAAAATTTACGGTACTTAAACCCTTTGATGAAGGCGTGTTTATTGTGGACCATAATTTTCATGTGTTTCATGTCAAACGGGTGGATGATACGCCTTTGATTGTTAAAACGCCCATTTTGCCGGATTTGAAAATTCGGGCCATCAAGGTGTCGGAAAACAAAGATAAAAAATACTATGGCATGGCCCTCTCAGGGGATGGGCATCTCTTTCTTTTAGGGTATGACAACTACGGGCTGATCCCTCTTCCCCTAGCCGATTATGATCCGGACCGCATGGATGTTAAGCTGATTTTTAATCCATTGTATTGCACGGCGGTATATTCCGATGACACCACCATCCGGGCCGTGGCCATGGATAAAAATTTTGTACCCATTAAAACCTTTGTTCACACCATGTCCCGGGCAGCAATTACGGGTGCAGGAAAGGCCCGGGATCTGCTCTTTCCCTTTACCCTGACACTTGGCACAACCTTGAGCAGCGGATATGTAACGGCCCGGATCGTGTCCGGTTCCATCTGGTCCCTGGCCGGCATGGGTATCTGTGTGCTGCTTTTTACCGGCGGCACAAAAATATTGACCGGCCAATGGCCCCGTGGCATGCGAATCATCTCTGTGGCCGGTACAGGTGTTTACGGGCTGATTGCCATGATTATTGCTGCATTCAATGAATAG
- a CDS encoding tetratricopeptide repeat protein — protein MPHKQKRHLISMLKDIGFLNRTAMAAGNAGKFGTAFKNMNEALDITRKLNKECLAAKLLNNLGNLYTMSGEWDKSLLVYEQSMCIVTEHYGTDNILYNSHGLT, from the coding sequence ATGCCGCATAAACAAAAAAGACACCTAATATCCATGCTCAAAGACATTGGTTTTTTGAACCGTACCGCCATGGCCGCCGGAAATGCCGGAAAATTTGGTACGGCCTTTAAGAATATGAACGAGGCCTTGGATATAACCCGTAAATTGAATAAAGAATGCCTGGCGGCAAAGCTTTTAAACAACCTGGGCAATTTATACACCATGTCCGGGGAATGGGATAAGTCGTTGCTGGTATATGAGCAGTCCATGTGTATTGTGACCGAGCATTACGGTACCGACAATATTCTTTATAACAGCCATGGGCTGACCTGA
- a CDS encoding MBL fold metallo-hydrolase: MTLGSFTAGEMFDWIINKEDFLLLDVRNDVEFGRFKVEGPNPVDMVNVAYFDFIEDEEGSVAKVPRGKKVRIVCAKEGSSKYVGEILVNHGYGDVAHMKIGIRAWGNLLAPIQVGTGEGYELYQFRRPGKASCSYGLISGNEIMVFDPAKDIQFYLDFAKDKGCAVTKTFETHRQADYISGSDMLRQNVGAEIIAPDDDFKDAKFPYTPARDGERHRIGSGPWVEVIRTPGHTPGSTCYLIDGKYLITGDTVFIKSIGRPDLGGMSEAWSEMLFNTMTNILLKLDDNTVILPGHYMEWDEANENLIFAASMGDVKKRNTDIYSINNKKDFFAFIQANMRSQPDEYTKIREINAGLLAVDEEEQEIMDIGKNECAAVAH, from the coding sequence ATGACACTCGGATCTTTTACGGCCGGCGAAATGTTCGACTGGATAATCAATAAAGAAGATTTTTTGCTGCTGGATGTCCGCAATGACGTTGAATTCGGCCGTTTCAAGGTAGAAGGCCCTAATCCTGTGGATATGGTGAACGTGGCCTACTTTGACTTCATTGAGGATGAAGAGGGCAGTGTGGCAAAAGTCCCCCGGGGGAAAAAAGTGCGCATTGTCTGCGCCAAGGAAGGCTCTTCAAAGTATGTGGGGGAGATCCTGGTGAATCACGGCTATGGGGACGTGGCCCATATGAAAATAGGCATCAGGGCATGGGGCAATCTGCTGGCGCCCATTCAGGTGGGAACGGGTGAGGGATATGAACTCTACCAGTTCCGGCGGCCCGGCAAGGCCTCGTGCAGCTATGGGCTGATCAGCGGCAACGAGATAATGGTGTTCGACCCGGCCAAGGATATTCAGTTTTATCTCGATTTTGCAAAGGACAAAGGCTGTGCCGTCACCAAAACTTTTGAGACCCACCGCCAGGCAGATTACATCTCCGGCAGTGACATGCTGCGGCAAAACGTCGGCGCAGAGATCATAGCCCCGGATGACGATTTTAAAGATGCCAAGTTTCCTTACACACCGGCCAGGGACGGCGAACGGCATCGCATCGGCAGCGGCCCTTGGGTAGAAGTGATCCGCACCCCCGGCCATACGCCCGGCAGCACCTGTTACCTGATCGACGGGAAATACCTTATCACCGGCGATACTGTGTTCATTAAATCCATAGGACGGCCGGATCTTGGGGGCATGTCGGAAGCATGGTCCGAAATGCTCTTTAACACCATGACCAACATCCTGCTAAAGCTTGATGATAACACCGTCATACTGCCGGGCCACTATATGGAATGGGATGAAGCGAATGAAAACCTGATTTTTGCCGCCTCCATGGGAGACGTTAAAAAACGGAATACTGATATTTATTCCATCAATAACAAAAAAGATTTCTTCGCTTTTATCCAGGCCAATATGCGGTCGCAGCCCGATGAGTATACCAAAATCCGTGAGATCAACGCAGGATTGCTGGCAGTGGATGAAGAAGAACAGGAAATCATGGATATTGGGAAGAATGAATGCGCCGCCGTCGCGCATTGA
- a CDS encoding sulfurtransferase TusA family protein codes for MSDEIKVTKTLDLKGLACPMPVVKISKGIKDVAVGEVIEAHTTDKGSLTDIPAWGRTTGHEIVEIKEEGDLFRFFIRRTS; via the coding sequence ATGAGCGATGAAATAAAAGTTACCAAAACATTGGATCTCAAGGGGTTGGCCTGCCCCATGCCGGTGGTGAAGATCAGTAAGGGAATCAAGGATGTCGCGGTCGGTGAAGTCATTGAAGCCCACACCACCGATAAAGGCTCCCTGACGGATATACCAGCCTGGGGCCGAACGACCGGGCATGAGATTGTAGAAATCAAGGAGGAAGGCGATCTCTTCCGATTTTTTATCAGGCGGACCTCCTGA
- a CDS encoding DsrE/DsrF/DrsH-like family protein → MMEQMEEQLNALKARIDAMQRGSTENKLAIVVFSGDLDKVLASLVMATGAVAMGMDAVLFFTFWGTPVLRDKTKNVGGKDIMGKMFGTMLPKGPRNVHLSKMKMGGLGTAMMKSLMKKKNVASLEEMFALAEELGVRIVICEMSMDLMGFTREEMIDYEHLEYGGVAKFLEEAGNSKVQLFI, encoded by the coding sequence ATGATGGAACAAATGGAAGAACAGCTCAACGCCTTAAAAGCCCGGATAGACGCAATGCAACGCGGCTCCACCGAGAACAAATTAGCGATCGTTGTCTTTAGCGGAGACCTGGACAAAGTGCTTGCATCATTGGTCATGGCCACCGGGGCCGTGGCCATGGGGATGGATGCAGTGTTGTTTTTCACCTTCTGGGGAACGCCGGTCCTGAGGGATAAAACCAAGAATGTCGGCGGTAAGGATATCATGGGTAAAATGTTCGGCACCATGCTGCCCAAAGGCCCCAGAAATGTCCATCTATCCAAAATGAAAATGGGCGGTTTGGGCACCGCCATGATGAAATCCTTGATGAAAAAAAAGAACGTCGCTTCCCTGGAGGAGATGTTTGCACTGGCTGAGGAACTCGGGGTGAGAATTGTTATTTGCGAAATGTCCATGGATCTCATGGGGTTCACCCGGGAGGAGATGATCGATTACGAACACCTGGAATACGGGGGTGTGGCGAAATTCCTGGAAGAAGCCGGCAACAGTAAGGTTCAGCTTTTCATATAA
- a CDS encoding EcsC family protein, giving the protein MAGAGGVFVAAADLTAVLFQAFHMVQEIAFSYGFDPNETIEKEIILRIIEIVLGGSDIKFRALGEIEQLILEKQEEKGSETSKKSVHIIGARSLEKYTKDLTVALVVRLAPRSLPLISIGFSAYINHQLMNASANAGFMVYRQRFILRKKIFAAVLLDFRNNLIRVFAMFGIPLPICPGAFQLGGRPPFCVR; this is encoded by the coding sequence CTGGCGGGTGCCGGTGGTGTTTTTGTAGCAGCTGCAGACCTTACAGCCGTTCTCTTTCAGGCTTTTCATATGGTTCAGGAGATTGCCTTTTCTTACGGGTTTGATCCCAATGAAACCATTGAAAAAGAGATAATACTAAGGATAATTGAAATCGTTCTTGGTGGATCCGACATAAAATTCAGGGCCCTTGGGGAGATTGAACAATTAATATTGGAAAAACAGGAAGAGAAAGGTTCGGAAACATCGAAAAAGAGTGTTCATATCATAGGGGCAAGGTCACTGGAAAAATATACAAAAGACCTTACGGTTGCCTTGGTTGTTCGACTTGCACCACGCAGTTTACCGCTCATATCCATTGGGTTTAGTGCATATATAAACCACCAGCTTATGAACGCTTCGGCAAATGCGGGGTTTATGGTTTATAGACAACGGTTCATCCTACGGAAAAAAATATTTGCCGCCGTACTTCTGGATTTCCGCAATAATCTCATCCGCGTATTTGCTATGTTCGGGATACCACTGCCGATATGCCCGGGTGCTTTTCAATTGGGAGGACGCCCCCCTTTTTGCGTGAGATAG